Proteins encoded within one genomic window of Legionella sp. PC997:
- a CDS encoding carboxymuconolactone decarboxylase family protein, with translation MSDKYSQVTKDISTQLAKMRKEMPEVMSGFSALAQAATKDGVLDKKTKELIAMALAVAKQCDGCIGFHAQALIKLQTTRQEFLETLGMAVYMGGGPSLMYAAEALEAFEEFSK, from the coding sequence ATGTCAGATAAATATTCTCAGGTTACCAAAGATATTAGTACTCAATTAGCCAAAATGCGTAAAGAAATGCCAGAAGTAATGTCTGGATTCTCAGCTCTTGCGCAAGCAGCAACTAAAGACGGTGTACTCGATAAAAAAACTAAAGAATTAATTGCTATGGCTCTGGCTGTTGCGAAACAATGTGATGGTTGCATAGGATTTCATGCGCAAGCTTTAATTAAATTACAAACAACACGCCAAGAGTTCTTGGAAACTTTAGGTATGGCAGTTTACATGGGTGGGGGTCCATCTTTAATGTATGCTGCAGAAGCTTTAGAAGCATTTGAAGAATTTAGTAAATAA
- a CDS encoding amino acid permease, whose protein sequence is MIEKKHSLTIFSLTMITVGSVDSIRNLPATALFGSQLIFYFVLGALFFLIPTALVSAELASGWAKQGGIYIWVKQAFGKKMGFLAIWLQWIENVIWYPTILSFVAGTIGYLINPALTSNPYFLWAVIVSSFWGATILNLRGMKSSAVFSNLCSLAGLLLPMSLIIGLGAFWVTQGNPLQIQFDTPSIVPHLADKSMWVSLTAIIMSFCGIEIATVHANDVDNPQHAFPKVLIYSVGIILSTLILGSLAIAIVLPGKDINLVAGIMQAFEAFFSSYHMYWMMPVVAVMLVLGGLGGVSNWIIAPTKGLLVAAEDGNLPEYFQRTNEKGAPIVMLFTQASIVTVLSGLFLFMPSVNGSYWLLTALAAQLYMLMYFIMFAAAIKLRIAEPHHPRPFAIPGGIIGMLFVAGVGIVGVCATLAVSFIPPEGINVGGMARYELTLIGGLILMCSPPFVSSWLRGKTPILDAAVPD, encoded by the coding sequence ATGATCGAGAAAAAACATTCACTGACAATTTTCAGTCTGACTATGATAACAGTTGGTTCTGTGGATAGTATACGAAATTTGCCTGCTACAGCCTTATTTGGCAGTCAATTAATTTTTTATTTTGTTTTAGGTGCTTTATTTTTTCTAATCCCAACTGCTTTGGTTTCAGCAGAATTGGCTTCAGGGTGGGCCAAACAAGGCGGGATTTACATTTGGGTTAAACAAGCGTTTGGGAAAAAGATGGGTTTTTTAGCCATTTGGTTGCAATGGATAGAAAATGTAATTTGGTACCCAACGATATTATCTTTCGTCGCAGGCACTATTGGTTATTTAATTAATCCTGCATTGACAAGTAATCCTTATTTTCTTTGGGCAGTAATCGTTAGTTCATTTTGGGGAGCTACGATATTAAATTTGCGGGGAATGAAATCTTCAGCTGTATTCAGTAATCTGTGTTCTCTTGCAGGTTTATTATTACCCATGTCGTTGATTATTGGCCTTGGGGCTTTTTGGGTTACCCAGGGTAATCCGTTGCAAATTCAATTTGATACTCCAAGTATCGTACCTCATTTAGCTGATAAGTCCATGTGGGTCTCTTTAACTGCGATCATCATGTCTTTTTGTGGTATTGAAATCGCTACCGTTCATGCAAATGATGTTGATAATCCACAACATGCTTTTCCCAAAGTATTAATTTACTCAGTAGGAATTATTTTAAGTACCCTAATTCTAGGTTCTTTGGCTATTGCAATTGTTTTGCCCGGCAAAGACATCAATTTAGTAGCAGGAATTATGCAAGCATTTGAAGCATTTTTTTCCAGTTATCACATGTATTGGATGATGCCTGTAGTCGCTGTAATGTTGGTTTTAGGTGGGCTTGGTGGTGTGAGTAACTGGATAATTGCCCCCACAAAAGGATTATTGGTTGCTGCAGAAGACGGTAATTTACCTGAATATTTCCAACGTACGAATGAAAAAGGTGCACCGATTGTAATGCTCTTCACTCAGGCCAGCATTGTCACTGTTCTTTCAGGTTTATTCTTATTTATGCCTAGTGTGAATGGATCTTATTGGTTGCTAACTGCTTTAGCTGCTCAATTGTATATGCTGATGTATTTTATTATGTTTGCCGCAGCAATTAAATTGCGGATTGCTGAGCCCCACCATCCTCGACCGTTTGCAATTCCTGGCGGTATAATAGGTATGTTATTTGTAGCGGGTGTAGGTATTGTGGGTGTATGTGCTACTTTAGCCGTGAGTTTTATTCCACCAGAAGGAATTAATGTAGGTGGTATGGCACGCTACGAGTTGACATTAATTGGTGGTTTAATTCTCATGTGTTCACCACCATTTGTAAGTTCCTGGTTGCGAGGAAAAACACCAATATTGGATGCGGCTGTTCCAGATTAA
- the ffh gene encoding signal recognition particle protein, producing MFETLTERLTRSFKSLRGQSRLTEDNVQQALREVRMSLLEADVALPVIKEFIEEVKQKALGQTVLTELNPDQAFVKIVHDELIHIMGDERAELNFKTQPPAVFLMAGLQGSGKTTSTAKLARYLKESENKKVMVASVDVYRPAAIQQLKILAEQIDVTFFPAEANEQPLSIAKKALDTAKKQYMDVLLIDTAGRLHIDADMMTEIKALHQEINPIETLFVVDSMTGQDAANTAKAFHEALPLTGVILTKTDGDARGGAALSVKQITGQPIKFIGSGEKVEALEPFHPERIASRILGMGDILTLIEEVERKADKQASEKLAKKLKKGKSFDLEDFKQQLLQMNNMGGIAGMMSKLPGVSQMMPQQAMKQVSDKAMAQTIAIINSMTPKERRIPKLIVGSRKKRIALGSGTQIQDVNKLLKQFEQMQKMMKKFTKPGGMQKMMRGLGGMAGLKGILPDDFK from the coding sequence ATGTTTGAAACCTTAACCGAACGGTTGACCCGCTCCTTCAAAAGTCTACGAGGGCAGAGTCGATTAACTGAAGATAATGTACAACAGGCTTTGCGTGAGGTCAGGATGTCACTGCTGGAAGCAGACGTCGCCTTACCTGTCATTAAAGAATTTATCGAAGAAGTAAAACAAAAAGCTTTAGGACAGACAGTCTTAACTGAGTTAAATCCCGATCAGGCTTTTGTTAAAATCGTTCATGATGAATTAATTCATATCATGGGTGATGAACGTGCTGAGCTTAACTTTAAAACTCAACCCCCAGCTGTATTCCTAATGGCAGGATTACAAGGCTCAGGAAAAACGACCAGTACTGCGAAACTCGCACGATACTTAAAAGAATCTGAAAACAAAAAAGTAATGGTGGCCAGCGTCGACGTTTATCGACCCGCTGCAATACAACAGCTCAAAATATTAGCAGAACAAATAGATGTCACTTTCTTTCCCGCAGAAGCCAACGAGCAACCACTAAGTATTGCTAAAAAAGCGCTTGATACCGCAAAAAAACAATATATGGATGTATTGTTGATTGATACTGCAGGTCGTCTGCACATCGATGCCGACATGATGACGGAAATTAAAGCCTTACATCAAGAAATAAACCCAATTGAAACACTGTTTGTTGTAGACAGCATGACCGGACAAGATGCTGCGAATACAGCAAAAGCTTTTCATGAAGCCTTACCTTTAACAGGAGTCATACTCACTAAAACAGATGGCGATGCGCGTGGGGGTGCCGCTCTCTCAGTAAAACAAATTACGGGACAACCTATCAAGTTTATTGGTAGTGGTGAAAAAGTAGAAGCTTTGGAGCCATTTCATCCCGAGCGAATTGCCTCCAGAATCCTTGGCATGGGTGATATTCTTACTCTGATTGAAGAAGTCGAACGGAAAGCAGACAAACAAGCGAGTGAAAAACTAGCTAAAAAGTTGAAAAAAGGCAAAAGTTTTGATCTAGAAGACTTCAAACAACAACTGCTGCAAATGAATAATATGGGCGGTATTGCTGGTATGATGAGTAAACTACCCGGCGTCAGTCAAATGATGCCGCAACAAGCAATGAAACAGGTCAGTGACAAAGCTATGGCACAAACTATTGCTATTATCAATTCCATGACCCCCAAAGAACGTCGTATCCCCAAACTTATTGTGGGTTCACGCAAGAAACGAATTGCATTGGGTTCAGGGACACAAATACAAGATGTAAACAAATTATTAAAACAATTTGAACAAATGCAAAAAATGATGAAAAAATTTACAAAACCTGGTGGAATGCAAAAAATGATGCGTGGACTCGGTGGTATGGCAGGATTAAAAGGCATATTACCGGATGATTTTAAATAA
- the rpsP gene encoding 30S ribosomal protein S16: MVVIRLSRGGAKKRPFYHMVVTDSRKRRDGSYIERIGYFNPVARGQEVRLHIDAEKLSHWQKVGAQLSDRVSALIKEFNKKGEAA; the protein is encoded by the coding sequence ATGGTCGTTATACGTTTATCAAGAGGTGGCGCCAAAAAGCGTCCGTTTTATCATATGGTCGTTACTGACAGCCGCAAACGCCGCGATGGTAGTTATATTGAGCGTATTGGTTATTTCAACCCTGTAGCTCGTGGACAAGAAGTGCGTCTGCATATCGATGCAGAAAAATTGAGCCACTGGCAAAAAGTAGGGGCACAGTTATCTGATCGCGTCAGCGCTTTGATAAAAGAATTTAATAAGAAAGGCGAAGCTGCTTAA
- the rimM gene encoding ribosome maturation factor RimM (Essential for efficient processing of 16S rRNA): MNNQESWIIIARFGRPHGVKGFVTVHSFTEPRDNVLKYANWHAFINNKWQPIKLLHAEVQNKSIIVQVEGYPEREVVAQLTNIEIAVQQEQLAKLEPGEYYWHQLIGMNVINQQGESFGKVIEIIPTGANDVLVVEGTKRLLIPYLPGKFVLDVDSTQQIITVDWDMDF, translated from the coding sequence GTGAATAATCAGGAAAGCTGGATAATAATTGCCCGTTTTGGGCGGCCTCATGGTGTTAAAGGTTTTGTTACGGTTCACTCCTTTACAGAACCTCGTGATAATGTTCTAAAGTATGCAAATTGGCATGCGTTTATTAATAATAAATGGCAACCAATCAAATTGTTGCATGCCGAAGTACAAAATAAATCCATCATAGTCCAAGTTGAAGGTTATCCTGAGCGCGAAGTTGTAGCTCAGCTCACTAATATAGAAATTGCAGTGCAACAGGAACAATTGGCAAAACTGGAACCTGGTGAATATTACTGGCATCAACTTATAGGTATGAATGTGATCAACCAACAAGGAGAATCTTTTGGGAAGGTCATTGAAATAATCCCTACAGGTGCAAATGACGTGCTGGTCGTAGAAGGTACTAAAAGACTGTTAATACCTTACTTGCCTGGAAAATTTGTATTAGATGTGGATTCCACCCAGCAGATAATCACTGTTGATTGGGATATGGATTTTTAA
- the trmD gene encoding tRNA (guanosine(37)-N1)-methyltransferase TrmD — protein sequence MLHFGVISLIPEILNALNYGITGRAIEQGLVKIDCWNPRDWSSRPYRQVDDKPYGGGPGMVMMYEPLKGAIMQARSQMPSHCKTIYLSPQGKVIRQNDLNQVANDKQPLLFIAGRYEGIDERILQNYVDEEWSLGDFVLSGGELAATVFIDAIIRLIPGSLGHLGSAEQDSFMNGLLDCPHYTRPATIEGLEVPPVLLGGHHRDIELWRRKQSLGKTWLKRPDLLEKIQLSETDKQLLAEFKYEHGDS from the coding sequence GTGCTTCATTTCGGTGTAATTAGCTTAATACCTGAAATACTTAATGCCTTAAATTACGGTATTACAGGAAGAGCCATTGAGCAAGGCTTAGTTAAAATTGATTGCTGGAACCCAAGAGATTGGTCTTCCAGGCCCTACAGGCAAGTTGATGACAAGCCTTATGGGGGTGGCCCGGGAATGGTAATGATGTATGAGCCCTTGAAAGGGGCCATTATGCAGGCACGTAGTCAAATGCCGAGTCATTGTAAAACGATTTACCTGAGTCCTCAGGGCAAGGTTATTCGACAAAATGACTTGAATCAAGTGGCAAATGACAAACAACCACTGCTCTTTATTGCTGGGCGATATGAAGGAATTGATGAGCGTATTCTTCAAAATTATGTAGATGAAGAATGGTCTCTTGGAGATTTTGTTTTAAGTGGTGGTGAGCTCGCCGCTACGGTGTTTATCGATGCTATTATTCGTTTAATACCGGGGAGCCTAGGGCATCTTGGTTCCGCAGAACAAGATTCATTTATGAATGGTTTACTGGATTGCCCGCATTATACACGACCAGCAACCATTGAAGGATTAGAGGTGCCGCCTGTTTTATTAGGTGGTCACCATAGAGATATAGAACTGTGGCGGCGAAAGCAATCTCTAGGTAAAACCTGGCTTAAACGCCCAGATTTACTTGAAAAAATACAGTTAAGTGAAACAGACAAGCAATTGCTTGCTGAGTTTAAGTATGAACACGGTGATTCCTAA
- the rplS gene encoding 50S ribosomal protein L19, producing the protein MTNIIDQLNAEQMQGKEIPDFNPGDTVLVQVKVIEGTRERLQAFEGIVIAKRNRGLNSAFTVRKISHGVGVERVFQTYSPIVDSITVKRRGDVRRAKLYYLRNLAGRAARIKEKLPGKKAD; encoded by the coding sequence ATGACTAATATTATTGACCAACTGAATGCTGAGCAAATGCAAGGCAAGGAAATCCCAGATTTCAATCCTGGTGATACTGTTTTGGTTCAGGTGAAAGTAATTGAAGGTACCCGTGAGCGTTTACAGGCATTTGAAGGTATTGTTATTGCAAAACGTAATCGTGGTTTAAACTCTGCATTCACTGTTCGTAAGATTTCACACGGTGTTGGTGTTGAGCGTGTATTCCAAACTTACAGTCCGATTGTTGATAGTATTACTGTAAAAAGACGTGGTGATGTTCGTCGCGCCAAACTTTACTATTTACGTAATTTAGCTGGTCGCGCAGCGCGCATCAAAGAAAAGTTACCTGGTAAGAAAGCGGATTAA
- a CDS encoding ABC transporter permease: MIKIEFYRVLSVAKKEFIQIKRNISTFLFLFLVPIMQILLFGFMINTNPKYLPTTVVSSESTTFTRSLLEGFKHTGYFSLNHFAHNEKEAENFLQSGKGLFVINIPPNFSKSLIRGEKPHVLIEADASDPVAISNAFRAAVALPAQLFERDLSGSLNYLSSQQTPFKFDIHPKFNPEGFSQYNIVPGLISVLMFTTLTLLTAMSITAEYEVGTFETLLITPLSAANIILGKVIPHFIVGYLILFMLLIISVFVFSVPFHGSFLLYLLIMAPYSIGSLAMGLAISAFAKTQFQAVASTNAYILVAVMISGFLFPFSGMPLWAQNIGQVIPLTHFLRITRNIMLKGADLSILWPDIWPILLFMFLIVISAILLFRKTLD, encoded by the coding sequence ATGATAAAAATAGAATTTTATCGTGTCCTATCAGTTGCTAAAAAAGAGTTTATACAAATCAAACGAAATATTTCTACTTTTTTGTTTTTATTTTTAGTTCCTATCATGCAAATACTGTTATTCGGTTTTATGATTAATACCAATCCCAAATATTTGCCAACTACAGTTGTATCCTCTGAGAGTACTACCTTTACGCGATCATTATTAGAAGGTTTTAAACATACAGGATATTTTTCCTTAAATCATTTTGCTCATAATGAAAAAGAAGCAGAGAATTTTTTACAAAGTGGAAAGGGGCTTTTTGTTATCAATATTCCTCCCAATTTTTCAAAGAGTCTAATAAGAGGAGAAAAACCTCATGTCCTCATTGAAGCGGACGCTTCTGACCCAGTAGCAATCTCCAATGCATTTCGAGCAGCAGTTGCTCTTCCAGCACAATTGTTTGAACGTGATTTGTCTGGTTCTTTAAACTATCTTTCTTCCCAGCAAACACCTTTTAAATTTGATATACACCCTAAATTTAATCCTGAAGGTTTTTCACAATATAATATTGTCCCTGGTTTAATTTCGGTACTAATGTTCACAACACTTACGCTTCTTACTGCCATGTCAATCACTGCTGAATATGAGGTAGGGACTTTCGAAACACTGTTAATTACACCACTAAGCGCAGCAAATATAATTTTAGGTAAAGTTATCCCCCATTTCATAGTGGGTTATCTTATCTTATTTATGCTCCTGATCATTTCAGTTTTTGTCTTCTCGGTACCTTTTCACGGAAGCTTCTTACTTTATCTTTTGATTATGGCACCTTACTCGATTGGAAGTTTAGCAATGGGATTAGCGATTTCTGCCTTCGCCAAGACTCAATTCCAAGCTGTAGCCTCAACTAATGCTTATATTTTGGTTGCAGTTATGATTTCTGGATTTTTGTTCCCATTTAGTGGGATGCCACTTTGGGCGCAAAACATCGGCCAAGTGATTCCGCTAACACATTTTTTAAGAATTACACGTAATATTATGTTGAAAGGCGCCGATTTGAGCATTCTCTGGCCTGATATTTGGCCCATTTTATTGTTTATGTTTCTGATTGTTATTTCAGCAATTTTGCTTTTTAGAAAAACTTTGGATTAA
- a CDS encoding ABC transporter ATP-binding protein, whose translation MDKSNYIIDVSNLTKKFNKYQAVKNLNLKVEYGDIYGFLGPNGAGKTTSLRMLCGLITPDSGSGECVGFDIVTESRQIKALVGYMSQNFGLYKDLTVYENMMFFSEVYGVVDRKNQIEKYLHKFDLEQYKNQIAGTLSGGWKQRLSLAVSLLHDPLLLLLDEPTANIDPKARREFWELMHQLSQEGITILLSSHNLDEVDKCNKIAYMCYGQTLMSGTIGEILNSVNLTTWEIKGRNIAMLSHQLEAIEGVDQVLRFHNTLHVSSKNKEELFKVIKPYIENEFFNGRIIESSLEDVFVWLSTFGEQRS comes from the coding sequence ATGGATAAAAGCAATTATATTATCGATGTAAGCAATTTGACAAAAAAATTCAATAAATATCAGGCGGTAAAAAATCTAAATCTTAAAGTGGAGTATGGTGATATATATGGATTCTTGGGACCAAATGGAGCCGGAAAAACTACTTCCTTAAGAATGTTGTGTGGCCTTATTACTCCTGATTCTGGTTCTGGTGAGTGTGTAGGGTTTGATATTGTAACAGAATCCCGTCAGATTAAAGCTCTTGTTGGCTATATGTCGCAAAACTTTGGTCTCTATAAGGATCTAACTGTTTACGAAAATATGATGTTTTTCTCTGAAGTTTATGGTGTTGTTGATAGAAAAAATCAAATCGAAAAATACTTGCATAAATTTGATTTGGAACAATACAAAAATCAGATCGCAGGTACCTTATCTGGTGGCTGGAAACAACGATTATCACTAGCCGTTTCCTTATTACATGATCCTTTATTGTTATTATTGGATGAACCAACCGCCAATATTGATCCTAAGGCGAGACGAGAGTTTTGGGAGTTAATGCATCAATTATCACAGGAAGGAATTACTATTTTATTAAGTTCACACAATTTAGATGAAGTGGATAAATGTAATAAAATTGCATACATGTGTTATGGTCAAACCCTTATGTCAGGAACGATTGGAGAAATTTTAAATTCTGTAAATTTGACTACTTGGGAAATAAAAGGAAGAAATATTGCAATGTTATCCCATCAATTAGAAGCTATTGAGGGAGTCGATCAAGTTTTAAGATTCCATAATACCCTCCATGTGAGTAGTAAAAATAAGGAGGAGTTGTTTAAAGTAATAAAGCCTTATATTGAAAATGAATTTTTTAATGGAAGAATAATTGAGTCATCATTGGAAGATGTATTTGTTTGGCTTTCTACATTCGGTGAGCAGAGATCATAG